One region of Anthonomus grandis grandis chromosome 22, icAntGran1.3, whole genome shotgun sequence genomic DNA includes:
- the LOC126748621 gene encoding DNA-directed RNA polymerase III subunit RPC4 translates to MENRLKSLKHRDLTLGGSKPKKIFMPNLNVTRNKDKNGINIKSEFKPKLNNRRDLKNNKKVFDKAERFVQSSGIFSDGMGGEALKRARFESPREDTGSASMPVPKVKKDEWKVDSKKETKAYDDIMKYHDSSIEDDDITTFNPISWNEADLKESKAFIKPEVKSEPGVEMSKLKIKDTTIPEEFQHTELYSDYNPALMLWKVPDSFAAKGLSDDPNDQKCFDYKLSDMLEGQIGKMRIHKSGKIDVYLGSVRYDIEPADLESFLEKIVAIDVKGPQNASSLVLGQVQKRFILNPDWTNLIE, encoded by the coding sequence atgGAAAACAGGTTAAAGTCACTTAAGCACAGAGACTTAACATTGGGTGGTTCAAagcccaaaaaaatatttatgccAAATTTAAATGTGACAAGAAATAAGGACAAGAATGGCATCAAcataaaaagtgaatttaagCCAAAATTGAATAACAGaagggatttaaaaaataacaaaaaagtctTTGACAAAGCAGAAAGATTTGTTCAGTCCAGTGGTATTTTCTCTGATGGAATGGGAGGTGAGGCTTTAAAAAGGGCAAGATTTGAGTCTCCGAGAGAGGATACTGGCTCAGCCTCTATGCCTGtgccaaaagttaaaaaagatgAATGGAAAGTTGATAGTAAAAAAGAAACGAAGGCCTATGATGATATAATGAAATATCATGACTCTTCCATAGAGGATGATGACATAACTACCTTCAACCCAATCTCCTGGAATGAAGCTGACCTTAAGGAAAGTAAAGCATTTATTAAACCAGAAGTTAAATCAGAACCAGGTGTGGAAATGagtaagttaaaaattaaagatactACTATCCCAGAAGAGTTTCAACACACTGAACTTTATAGTGATTATAATCCAGCTTTAATGTTATGGAAGGTCCCAGATTCTTTTGCAGCTAAAGGTTTAAGTGATGATCCcaatgatcaaaaatgttttgattataAATTAAGTGATATGCTCGAGGGTCAAATTGGTAAAATGAGGATTCATAAGTCAGGCAAAATTGATGTTTATTTAGGGTCTGTTAGATATGATATTGAACCTGCAGATTTAGAgtcatttttagagaaaattgtAGCTATTGATGTGAAAGGGCCACAAAATGCTTCCAGTTTAGTTTTAGGTCAAGttcaaaaaaggtttattttaaatcctGACTGGACAAATCTaattgaatga
- the LOC126748899 gene encoding integrator complex subunit 5, translating to MPGQITVLRNMPQQNLYGELKLFISQNKQNPIELTKTSLLLLKKLPACRGSIFDYFSGVFVEAVFHYIQRLETEINTGKLPAQSESDEVIIIEIHTTLNSLIIENSINWATTISTWSLELLGEISTDYSGRAHISTNLNETLQLWMGCRATRMLVDLNTKCLSSLIHSDTEACISALLDTSVKHSPNFDWVVAHVGSCFPNTVITRVLSVGLKDFAQNRSYDQVQSSPKLKSVVGILGHLAGSHAADIREAIIEMFMWGLKKSNISETDSTRLQKKATVPYILQLIYLSDTLLSSICNETENILSVNVIGKLYHQTSDWIKYFGTPEAIEEHVISLILKCQTGGLQILNLLIQCTQVTKLKGQNASIKSDIREKSLDLLESILQEMEDSVRYENPVDILSSLVKDIQKINEMLFSPNKVVSTVAYRLVLYLGHINPSILIKSCTHLLEYATTSEQLALVIKILTSELVDKTSVFYVKSGGHFSVVIEQILSRNIQKYSIQNEETLDLSQMWMNLLTLLEWEKNGTVPIMHSSRLVTRALEENFNHLTSVFASEKHHMHIIADILDKTEIPPGSSSYNPPIRVILNLTQSAVNYFFACCREQGTSKSKLLGFKKAARILTRLCIFSKVAKVLALRELLERALFRDDNVLFGAKNSVVHDSSEKSLLKQNKKINKTIPLTKHSSVFNGGVIGLGKRKAIIPDDISPEVVAASTAELVTILKACCALPEENKYSEISLDSMTLLSLLVVQFVSPDVMYNGLPWPEEEFSKVTIERDLFIRRIFTNTPLLWDLLSFIAVYRPALCYCSVLIRALTATLIHQWKSMGDQSKDTGNENYTSLLDTTIRLIDIMTLGQLLPPPLCHIRDVLPSLRCFEIVDILRDCIWCYMRDHIPSPALFSCDPSGIHWRDPVVSRPHERYTNTLRIILQRNIDKLGHLYSQMFINLPRHE from the exons ATGCCAGGACAAATCACTGTCCTGAGGAATATGCCTCAGCAAAATCTTTATGGGGAATTAAAGCTGtttatttcccaaaataagCAAAATCCCATAGAATTGACGAAAACTTCATTATTACTTCTTAAAAAACTTCCTGCATGCCGAGGCTcaatatttgactatttttctGGTGTTTTTGTTGAAGCAGTATTCCACTACATCCAGAGACTTGAG ACTGAAATTAATACAGGAAAACTTCCAGCCCAGTCAGAATCCGATGAGGTCATTATAATTGAGATACATACaactttaaattctttaatCATAGAAAATTCTATTAATTGGGCTACAACAATAAGCACATGGTCGTTAGAACTATTGGGTGAAATATCCACAGATTATTCTGGAAGAGCACATATCTCAACAA atttaaatgaaactcttCAGCTTTGGATGGGTTGCAGAGCTACAAGAATGTTAGTAGACCTCAATACTAAATGTTTATCAAGCCTAATTCATTCAGATACAGAAGCTTGTATAAGTGCTCTTTTGG ATACTTCGGTTAAACATTCACCAAATTTTGATTGGGTGGTTGCTCATGTTGGAAGTTGTTTCCCTAACACAGTAATAACTAGGGTGTTATCAGTTGGCTTAAAGGATTTCGCTCAAAATAGATCATATGACCAAGTACAGAGTTCCCCTAAATTGAAATCAGTTGTTGGTATTCTAGGTCATTTGGCAGGCAGTCATGCTGCAGATATTAGGGAGGCGATTATCGAAATGTTTATG tggggtttaaaaaaaagtaatattagtGAAACAGATTCCACGCGTCTGCAGAAGAAAGCTACTGTTCCATATATTTTACAGCTCATCTATTTATCTGATACATTGCTTTCTTCTATCTGCAATGAAACTGAAAATATAT tatCAGTTAATGTAATAGGCAAGCTGTATCATCAAACATCTGATtggatcaaatattttggaacGCCTGAAGCGATTGAG GAACACGTTATATCCCTGATATTAAAATGCCAAACTGGAGGattgcaaattttaaatctgTTAATACAGTGCACACAAGTTACTAAATTAAAAGGACAGAACGCTTCAATTAAGAGCGATATTCGAGAAAAATCTCTTGATCTTTTAG aaaGTATCCTGCAAGAAATGGAAGACTCAGTAAGATATGAGAACCCTGTAGATATCTTGTCATCTTTGGTAAAGGATATACAAAAGATTAATGAAATGCTTTTCAGTCCAAACAAAGTTGTTTCAACTGTTGCATATAGGCTTGTATTGTACCTTG gtcatATAAATCCATCAATCCTGATTAAATCATGCACACATTTACTAGAATACGCCACGACTTCCGAGCAACTGGCATTAGTTATAAAAATTCTTACCAGTGAACTTGTTGATAAAACATCAGTTTTTTACGTGAAATCGGGCGGCCATTTTTCAGTAGTTATAGAGCAAATTTTAAGCAGAAACATCCAGAAATACTCAATACAAAACGAAGAAACTCTTGATTTATCACAGATGTGGATGAATCTCCTGACACTGTTGGAATGGGAGAAAAATGGGACTGTGCCAATAATGCATAGTTCACGATTAGTTACAAGGGCATTAGAGGAAAACTTTAATCATTTAACATCGGTATTTGCCAGTGAGAAACATCATATGCATATCATTGCTGATATTTTGGATAAAACTGAGATTCCACCCGGAAGTTCTTCGTATAATCCGCCTATTAGAGTCATACTGAATCTCACACAGTCTGCAGTAAATTACTTCTTTGCATGTTGTAGAGAACAAG GAACTTCAAAATCGAAACTGCTGGGGTTTAAAAAAGCCGCTAGAATTTTAACGCGGCTGTGTATATTCTCCAAAGTAGCTAAAGTATTAGCATTAAGGGAATTACTGGAAAGGGCTTTATTTAGGGACGACAACGTATTATTCGGAGCCAAAAACAGCGTTGTGCACGATAGCAGCGAGAAGTCTCttctaaaacaaaacaaaaaaatc AACAAAACTATCCCACTTACAAAACACTCCTCGGTATTCAACGGTGGAGTCATTGGCTTGGGCAAACGCAAGGCAATAATTCCAGATGATATTTCTCCAGAAGTCGTTGCTGCAAGTACTGCAGAACTAGTCACGATTTTAAAGGCATGCTGCGCTTTACCGGAAGAGAATAAATATTCTGAAATATCGCTCGATAGTATGACGCTTCTTTCGCTGCTTGTGGTGCAGTTTGTCAGCCCCGATGTCATGTATAACGGATTACCATGGCCTGAGGAGGAATTTTCTAAA GTGACAATCGAAAGGGACTTATTCATCAGAAGAATATTTACAAACACACCTCTACTCTGGGATTTATTGAGCTTTATAGCGGTTTACAGACCGGCACTTTGTTATTGTTCTGTACTTATAAGAGCTTTAACCGCAACTTTAATTCACCAATGGAAAAGCATGGGTGACCAAAGCAAGGATACCGGCAACGAAAACTACACGAGCCTTTTGGATACTACAATAAGGCTTATTGATATTATGACCTTGGGGCAACTGCTGCCTCCACCATTGTGTCATATAAGGGACGTATTACCTTCTCTAAGATGTTTTGAG